The genome window AAAATTGCAGCCATGCTACAAAGAGGTATGCATTTTAGAAGAGTAGCTTATACTACTATAAGAAGAATCATGGGCTCAGGAGCTCAAGGTGTAGAAGTTACTATCTCTGGTAAAATCAGAGGAGCTAGATCTGCTACTGCTAAATTCACTGATGGTTACATTAAAAAATGTGGTGAACCTTCAATTCGATTAGTTAAAGAAGGATTTGCAACTGTTCAATTAAAACCTGGTGTTCTTGGAATATACGTTCGTATAATGCCTCCGGGTGTAGTTTTACCTGATAAGGTGGATATTAAAGCTCCAGTAATTGAAGAAACTGTAACTGAAATAGTTGAAGAAACAGTTGATACTGAAAAAGCTGAAGAACCTCTAGAATCTGAAGAAGAAGATGAAATTGTTGAATCTGAAGAAGAACTTGAAGAATTAGAGGAAATTGAGGAGTCTTCTGAAGAGGAAGTTGCTGAAGCTGATGTGGAAGAGTCTGAGGAGTCTTCTGAAGAGGAAGTTGCTGAAGCTGATGTGGAAGAATCTGAATCTGACGAAAAACCTTCAGAAGCAGAAAAATAAGCAATAGGCTTCAAAGGGATGAAAAAAATGGCAATCTTAAGAAGTAGAGATATAAGAGAAATGGATGTAGAGGAAATCCAAAAAAAATTGGATGAACTCAAGGCAGAATATGCCAAAAACATCTCCAAAAGTTCCGCAGCTGGTGTTTATGAAAACCCTGGTAAAATCAAGGAACTAAAAAGAACTATTGCTCGTGTTCTTACAATTATGAATGAAAAACAGAAGGAGACATAAATGAAAATCTGCGATGTATGTGGTCTTCCAGATGAACTCTGCGTCTGTGAAGAAATAGCACGGGAAGTTCAGACAGTTAAAGTGTACACAGTACGAAG of Methanobacterium alcaliphilum contains these proteins:
- a CDS encoding 30S ribosomal protein S3 — its product is MIEKDFVTEGLRRTRIDEYLEKELERAGYGGMEVQVTPLGTMVVVYAERPGMVIGRGGKTVRGITQNLKTKFDLENPQVEVKEVDVPELNPKIMAHKIAAMLQRGMHFRRVAYTTIRRIMGSGAQGVEVTISGKIRGARSATAKFTDGYIKKCGEPSIRLVKEGFATVQLKPGVLGIYVRIMPPGVVLPDKVDIKAPVIEETVTEIVEETVDTEKAEEPLESEEEDEIVESEEELEELEEIEESSEEEVAEADVEESEESSEEEVAEADVEESESDEKPSEAEK
- the rpmC gene encoding 50S ribosomal protein L29, coding for MAILRSRDIREMDVEEIQKKLDELKAEYAKNISKSSAAGVYENPGKIKELKRTIARVLTIMNEKQKET